From a region of the Candidatus Methylomirabilota bacterium genome:
- the zwf gene encoding glucose-6-phosphate dehydrogenase encodes MPSVDEPFTLIIFGASGDLTRRKLMPALFALYAARTLPEPSAIVGVARTEMSTDEFRRRMQEAIVEFGRVQPPSDIVWERFARTLFYLPGDPKDPELYPRLKRFLEEIERGRRGPENRLFYCATPPSLYDDIVEHLGAARLARSQDGWTRIVVEKPFGQDYDTACALNRQLARVFREEQIYRIDHYLGKETVQNLLVFRFANGIFEPLWNRNHVAHVQITVAESIGVETRGAYYEEAGALRDMMQNHLLQLLCLIAMEPPATFDAGPVRDEKNKVMHAIRPFDPARIREAALRGQYGPGFAGGKSVPGYLQEKGVAPDSKTETYAALRLLVDNWRWAGVPFYLRTGKRLAKRVSEIAIRFHRTPHMIFQRGPTGVEANTLVIRIQPDEGIALTVAAKTPGPDLRLGPVRLDFRYGEVFGGEPPEAYERLLLDAIHGDATLYARGDWVEKAWQLLGPVLDAWGAAPGPPLYPYEAGSWGPAEAEAFIARDGGAWRRP; translated from the coding sequence ATGCCGTCCGTCGATGAGCCCTTCACGCTGATCATCTTCGGCGCGTCGGGCGACCTGACGCGCCGCAAGCTGATGCCCGCCCTCTTCGCGCTCTACGCCGCGCGGACGCTCCCGGAGCCCTCCGCCATCGTCGGGGTGGCCCGCACCGAGATGAGCACCGACGAGTTCCGCCGGCGGATGCAGGAGGCCATCGTCGAGTTCGGACGCGTCCAGCCGCCGTCCGACATCGTCTGGGAGCGCTTCGCCCGGACGCTCTTTTATCTGCCCGGCGACCCCAAGGATCCGGAGCTCTATCCCCGCCTCAAGCGCTTCCTCGAGGAGATCGAGCGCGGCCGGCGCGGTCCGGAGAACCGACTCTTCTACTGCGCCACGCCGCCGAGCCTCTACGACGACATCGTCGAGCACCTCGGCGCCGCCCGCCTGGCCCGGAGCCAGGACGGCTGGACGCGCATCGTCGTGGAGAAGCCCTTCGGCCAGGATTACGACACGGCCTGCGCGCTCAACCGTCAGCTCGCGCGGGTCTTCCGCGAGGAGCAGATCTACCGCATCGATCACTATCTCGGCAAGGAGACGGTCCAGAACCTCCTCGTATTCCGGTTCGCCAACGGCATCTTCGAGCCCCTCTGGAACCGCAACCACGTGGCCCACGTCCAGATCACCGTGGCCGAGTCCATCGGCGTCGAGACGCGGGGCGCCTACTACGAGGAGGCCGGGGCGCTGCGGGACATGATGCAGAACCACCTGCTCCAGCTCCTCTGCCTGATCGCCATGGAGCCGCCCGCGACCTTCGATGCGGGTCCCGTGCGCGACGAGAAGAACAAGGTCATGCACGCGATCCGACCGTTCGATCCCGCGCGGATCCGGGAGGCCGCCCTGCGCGGCCAGTACGGCCCCGGCTTCGCAGGGGGCAAGTCCGTCCCCGGCTACCTCCAAGAGAAGGGCGTCGCGCCCGACTCGAAGACGGAGACCTACGCCGCGCTCCGGCTGCTCGTGGACAACTGGCGGTGGGCGGGTGTGCCCTTCTACCTGCGCACGGGCAAGCGCCTCGCGAAGCGCGTGAGCGAGATCGCGATCCGCTTCCACCGCACGCCGCACATGATCTTCCAGCGGGGCCCGACGGGCGTGGAGGCGAACACGCTCGTGATCCGGATCCAGCCCGACGAAGGCATCGCGCTCACGGTCGCCGCGAAGACGCCGGGCCCCGATCTGAGACTCGGCCCCGTCCGACTCGACTTCCGCTACGGTGAGGTCTTCGGCGGCGAGCCGCCCGAGGCCTACGAGCGCCTCCTGCTGGACGCCATCCACGGCGACGCGACGCTCTATGCGCGGGGCGACTGGGTCGAAAAGGCGTGGCAACTCCTCGGACCGGTCTTGGACGCATGGGGAGCGGCGCCGGGACCGCCCCTCTATCCATACGAAGCGGGCTCCTGGGGACCGGCGGAGGCCGAGGCGTTCATCGCGCGGGACGGCGGCGCCTGGCGCCGCCCCTAA
- a CDS encoding glucose 1-dehydrogenase, which produces MPELEGRVAIVTGGNGGIGLGMARGLARAGARVVIAARDEAKSKDAVKDLAALGPGALAVTTDVTDEAAVRRMVKATLDAFGRLDVLINNAGTNIRKPPHEVSLAEWRQVLDTNLTSAYLCSHAAYPALKTGGGKIINIGSMMSIFGAGFAPAYAASKGGIVQFTRACASAWARDDIQVNAVLPGWIDTALTRRARQEIPGLHERVLQRTPAGRWGTIDDMSGIAVFLASAASDFVTGAAIPVDGGFSIQG; this is translated from the coding sequence GTGCCCGAGCTCGAGGGCAGAGTCGCGATCGTCACAGGCGGCAACGGCGGTATCGGTCTCGGCATGGCGCGGGGGCTCGCGCGCGCCGGCGCCCGCGTGGTGATCGCGGCGCGCGACGAGGCGAAGTCCAAGGATGCGGTGAAGGACCTGGCGGCGCTCGGCCCCGGCGCTCTCGCCGTCACGACGGACGTGACCGACGAGGCGGCCGTCCGCCGGATGGTCAAGGCGACGCTCGACGCGTTCGGACGGCTCGACGTCCTCATCAACAACGCGGGCACCAACATCAGGAAGCCCCCGCACGAGGTGTCGCTCGCCGAGTGGCGCCAGGTCCTCGACACGAACCTCACGAGCGCCTACCTCTGCTCGCACGCGGCCTACCCCGCGCTGAAGACCGGCGGCGGCAAGATCATCAACATCGGCTCGATGATGTCGATCTTCGGCGCCGGCTTCGCCCCCGCCTACGCCGCCTCCAAGGGCGGGATCGTGCAATTCACGAGGGCGTGCGCCTCGGCGTGGGCCCGGGACGACATTCAAGTGAACGCGGTGCTGCCTGGCTGGATCGACACCGCGCTCACGCGCCGGGCGCGGCAAGAGATCCCGGGCCTGCACGAGCGGGTCCTGCAGCGTACGCCGGCCGGCCGCTGGGGCACGATCGACGACATGAGTGGCATCGCGGTCTTTCTCGCGAGCGCGGCCTCCGACTTCGTCACGGGAGCCGCGATCCCGGTGGACGGTGGCTTCTCGATCCAGGGTTGA